DNA sequence from the Streptomyces sp. HUAS 15-9 genome:
GTCGCCCAGCTCGTCGCCGAGGGGCTGGCCAACCAGCAGATCGCCGACCGCCTGGTCATCGCCCGCCGCACGGCCGAGGGCCATGTGGAGCGCATCCTCAGCAAGCTCGGCTTCAGCAACCGCAGCCAGATCGCCGCCTGGGTGACGGCCCAGCGCTGATGACTCCCACCGTGAGGGACGTACGACAGATGGGGAACCCATGAGTGCAGACACACGCGCGCACACCGGCCCGGTCCAGGGGGACTTCGACCACCGTATGGCGGTGTTCGGCTCGGACGACGAGTTCGTGGCGGCGGCGCTGCCCTTCCTCGCCGAGGGCCTGGCCGCGCCCGACGAGCCACCGCCCGTGGCCATCGTCGCCCCCGCCGGTCTCGACCTCCTGCGGGACGCCCTGGGGGCCGACGCCCGGAAGGTCGGCTTCATCGCGCACACCGACTGGTACACCGGATCCGCCGCCAACGCGGTGGCGCAGAGCGCCGGTTACCTCGCCGCGCACGCCGGCCCCGGCGGCCGTATCCACCTGCTGATGGAGCCGGACTGGGCGGGCCGCGCGGGCAGTTCGCCCCGTGAGACCGCCGAGTGGGTCCGCTACGAATCCCTGGCGAACCTCCTCTTCGCCCCCTTCTCCACGACCGCGATGTGCGCCTACGACACCCGCGTCGCGGGCCTCGCCCTCGTCGAGGCGGCCCGCCGGGCCCACCCCGCCACCGGCGTCTACGAGCCCCCGCCCGCCCTGGTGCGCGAACTGGACGCCGTACCCCTGCCGCCGCCCCCCGACGACGCCACCCCGTTGTCCGCCCCGGCCGCCGAGGTCGTACGCGCGTGGTCGGCGCAGCACCGGCTCCCGGCCGCACATGCCGAGTTGTTCACCACGGCGGTGACCGAGGCGGCCGCCGCGCTCGGCCCCGTCACCGGCACCCTGCTGTGGGGCCGGGCCCCGTCCTGCGTCTGCGAGCTGCGCCTGTCCCATCGCGTCGCCGACCCGCTCGCCGGCTTCGTACCGCCGCCCACCGGTGAGCTGGAGCCCGGACAGGGACTGTGGTTCACCCGCCAGGTCTGCGCCTACGTGGACGTGCGCGACCACGCCGAGGGATCGACCGTCCGCATCCAGTACGCGTAGCGGCGGCGGCCCCCGCGGATACGCACGCATGTCCGCATCCATGCATACGCGGGTGCCGGGCGGAGCGACGCAGGTAAGGATTCGGGTATTCCTCCCCGTGTGAGCGGGTATACGGGGAGGGCACCCTCAGAACATGCTGCATCCTTCCGGGAGAAGCCTTCCGGACCCCGGCCCTCAGTACGCCGCGTATCCGCAGCCGCCCATACGGGCCGGCCATCTGAGCGTCGGGTACGACCCCGTGCCCTCGGCGGCCCGCGAGGCGCGCACGGCTGTCCGCAGGCAGCTGGAGGAGTGGGGGCTCGCGGAGCGGGACGAGGTCGTCGACGTGGCCGAGCTCCTGGTCAGCGAGCTGGCCACCAACGCCCTGCGGCACGCGTCGAGCCCGTTCCGGCTGACCCTCCTGGCCTCCCACGGCGTCCTGCGCTGCGAGGTCGCCGACACCGACCGCCGAACGCCCGAGGTGCTCGACGCGGGCATCGCGGAGAGCGGCCGGGGGATGACCCTGGTGGACGCCCTGGCCCGCCGCTGGGGCTGCCATCAGGACGGGCCGGGCAAGACCGTGTGGTTCGAGCTCGGCACCTGCGACTGCGAGGGTTGCGGCCACCGAGAGCCGTAGGCCCACAAAGCCCGGACCCCCGGCGGCCACTCGGGCCGCCGGGGTCCTTGTCCCACCGCCTTCGGGTCGCTGCTACGGCAGTGCGTGCACGTGCGGGGCCACCGAGTTCGACCACGCGTTGCCCGCGGACGCGTCCCAGTTCGTCGACCAGGTCATCGCGCCCCGTAGGCCGGGGTAGGTCTTCGACGGCTTGAAGGTGCCGCAGGCCGTGGCCTTGGTCAGGCAGTCCAGGGCGTTGTTCACCACGGTCGGCGAGACATAGCCGCTGCCCGCCGCGCTCGTCGAGGCCGGGAGGCCGAGGCCGACCTGGGACGGGGACAGGCCGCCCTCCAGCTGGATGCAGGCCAGGGCGGTGAGGAAGTCCACGGAGCCCTGGGAGTAGACCTTGCCGTCGCAACCGAG
Encoded proteins:
- a CDS encoding ATP-binding protein; the protein is MLHPSGRSLPDPGPQYAAYPQPPIRAGHLSVGYDPVPSAAREARTAVRRQLEEWGLAERDEVVDVAELLVSELATNALRHASSPFRLTLLASHGVLRCEVADTDRRTPEVLDAGIAESGRGMTLVDALARRWGCHQDGPGKTVWFELGTCDCEGCGHREP
- a CDS encoding MEDS domain-containing protein: MSADTRAHTGPVQGDFDHRMAVFGSDDEFVAAALPFLAEGLAAPDEPPPVAIVAPAGLDLLRDALGADARKVGFIAHTDWYTGSAANAVAQSAGYLAAHAGPGGRIHLLMEPDWAGRAGSSPRETAEWVRYESLANLLFAPFSTTAMCAYDTRVAGLALVEAARRAHPATGVYEPPPALVRELDAVPLPPPPDDATPLSAPAAEVVRAWSAQHRLPAAHAELFTTAVTEAAAALGPVTGTLLWGRAPSCVCELRLSHRVADPLAGFVPPPTGELEPGQGLWFTRQVCAYVDVRDHAEGSTVRIQYA